In Clupea harengus chromosome 25, Ch_v2.0.2, whole genome shotgun sequence, one genomic interval encodes:
- the LOC105891360 gene encoding NACHT, LRR and PYD domains-containing protein 1 homolog, with amino-acid sequence MFLFFKVSNHFFIFFWSPKRLDISGGEMIYHHYGQRCCNSCADITESSHWVLMEPSVSMETGVPVYKHRSPPGSFECAVSGLRWVCTGEVTLQYHFSDPDVFRAEVAMLQYTPISSLMDIKVLSGELLEAHLPHFACLDGSTSSLSDAVRVLRGADTGITLETCELTRFHAKLLKPSFSLTEVLVKIGVPVKSHLDVLIYRTRVTPLTLLTYVVPRDASMIQAVEEDIREIQDAKKLKKHRPDMSIWMNTKFSLTSSCPADVSPPEITLKYIRPPDLFQVFIENADHCFDLELISEGQSIWKATIQSVEYGETGEVARSHKMSAAASRHSRGVFHRDASYTSKAARADEEEGKMATTSNKDQLFMIRPDLIKRISGSVLRDLLDGLQGHQAPVLSGREAEEILQSTRVLRDQVTSLIDIVYRKGEKACDIMLSMLEELDNYLYRDLVP; translated from the exons atgtttttgttttttaaagtgtcaaatcatttctttatttttttctggtCGCCAAAAAGGCTGGACATTTCAGGTGGTGAAATGATCTATCATCACTATGGACAACGGTGCTGCAATTCCTGTGCTGACATCACAGAATCCTCCCACTGGGTGCTGATGGAGCCCTCTGTCTCCATGGAGACCGGAGTCCCAGTATATAAACACAGATCTCCTCCAGGAAGTTTTGAGTGTGCGGTGTCTGGTTTGCGCTGGGTTTGTACTGGTGAAGTCACTCTGCAGTATCACTTCAGTGACCCAGATGTATTCAGAGCAGAGGTTGCCATGTTGCAGTACACACCGATTAGTTCCTTGATGGACATCAAAGTGCTCTCAGGTGAACTGCTGGAGGCCCACCTGCCCCATTTTGCCTGTCTGGACGGCTCAACCTCCTCTCTCAGTGATGCTGTGAGAGTTCTGCGTGGGGCAGACACTGGTATAACCTTAGAGACCTGCGAGCTGACCCGCTTCCATGCAAAACTCCTCAAACCCTCCTTCTCACTGACAGAAGTCCTGGTGAAAATCGGCGTCCCGGTGAAAAGTCATCTTGACGTGTTAATCTACCGGACCAGAGTGACGCCCTTGACTCTCCTCACATATGTCGTGCCCCGAGATGCTTCCATGATTCAGGCCGTAGAAGAGGATATACGAGAGATCCAAGATGCCAAGAAGTTAAAAAAACATCGACCGGACATGTCCATTTGGATGAACACCAAGTTTAGCCTCACCTCTTCCTGTCCTGCTGACGTTTCCCCACCGGAGATCACCCTTAAATACATCAGACCTCCAGATCTATTTCAGGTGTTTATAGAAAATGCAGACCACTGTTTTGACTTGGAGCTGATCAGTGAGGGACAGTCCATATGGAAAGCCACAATACAAAGTGTCGAATATGGTGAGACTGGAGAAGTGGCACGCAGTCATAAAATGTCCGCAGCAGCATCGAGACATTCCCGAGGAGTGTTCCACAGAGACGCATCTTACACGAGCAAAGCTGCCAGGGCTGACGAGGAGGAAGGGAAAATGGCCACCACGTCAAACAAAG ATCAACTGTTCATGATTCGGCCTGACCTCATCAAGAGAATATCAGGAAGTGTACTCCGAGATCTTCTGGATGGACTCCAAGGCCACCAGGCTCCTGTGTTGAGCGGTAGGGAGGCAGAGGAAATCCTGCAGAGCACCCGTGTGCTGCGGGACCAGGTGACCTCCCTCATTGACATAGTGTATAGGAAGGGAGAAAAGGCTTGTGACATCATGCTCTCCATG